A DNA window from Schistocerca gregaria isolate iqSchGreg1 chromosome 2, iqSchGreg1.2, whole genome shotgun sequence contains the following coding sequences:
- the LOC126335076 gene encoding uncharacterized protein LOC126335076 isoform X6, which yields MQLSKIHTMDTDSWCEPLNLVKKKTKPVAIVAPSSVIDKSVEKLRFAESFNSNIKTGENKSFEQLFTVNDEEIKRQGIENESDDQLREANFKKQFPPLNAVRNFAVGNNGSNNQKHSYDSLLFKHTQNKDIGTEATGNADKGHYSDEPNKSEKDSDVSSVSTDDKQFVPKTFSDPSNLYSVIHDLAASDNKFLSALYMSRLIASAAPSLPTLPIPLSYHAPNYFTAPNYEMPVSPMTEPSNATSSMLLSNFLSFADVRSQLWQMPPNWQDISKICSPASPNVVPSTPPVETQTTICNTPEVPPSSPIASLPRSPSKKSRTSKKGSTALDQKNSTSSTTEGTKAQDSAQTSNNQDKKKPHIKKPLNAFMLYMKEMRAKVVAECTLKESAAINQILGRRWHSLSREEQAKYYEKARQERQLHMQLYPGWSARDNYGYGAKKKKRKKERSADPGGNSMKKCRARYGLDQQNQWCKPCSPDGPSHGNPPGHPPGPPAGLGVHASIIHHGNTTTSNAASPQEPTYVNL from the exons ATGCAGCTAAGTAAAATCCATACGATGGATACAGATTCTTGGTGCGAGCCTCTCAATCTCGTCAAAAAGAAGACCAAACCAGTGGCAATTGTTGCGCCTTCGTCTGTTATTGACAAGAGTGTAGAGAAACTCAGGTTTGCGGAATCTTTTAATTCGAACATCAAGACAGgtgaaaataaaagctttgagcAACTGTTTACCGTTAACGACGAAGAAATAAAAAGGCAAGGTATCGAAAACGAAAGCGATGATCAATTGCGAGAGGCAAATTTCAAAAAACAATTTCCTCCTCTTAACGCGGTTAGAAATTTTGCTGTGGGTAACAATGGGAGCAACAACCAGAAACACTCATACGATAGTTTATTGTTTAAACACACGCAGAATAAAGATATTGGCACAGAAGCAACTGGGAATGCTGACAAAGGGCACTATAGTGACGAGCCCAATAAAAGTGAGAAAGACAGTGATGTCTCTAGTGTATCAACAGATGACAAACAGTTTGTTCCTAAAACATTTTCAGACCCTTCTAATTTATATTCTGTGATTCATGACCTAGCTGCTAGTGACAACAAATTTCTCTCCGCTTTGTACATGAGCAGGCTTATTGCAAGTGCAGCTCCATCTCTTCCAACACTTCCAATTCCACTTAGTTATCATGCCCCGAATTATTTTACAGCCCCAAATTATGAGATGCCAGTTTCACCTATGACAGAACCAAGCAATGCAACTTCGAGTATGCTCCTTAGTAACTTCCTGTCTTTTGCAGATGTTCGTTCTCAGTTGTGGCAAATGCCTCCTAATTGGCAGGATATTTCAAAGATATGCTCACCTGCTTCTCCAAATGTAGTACCGAGCACTCCCCCAGTAGAAACACAAACCACTATCTGTAACACACCTGAAGTTCCTCCTTCATCACCCATTGCCAGTTTACCTAGATCCCCTAGTAAAAAGTCAAGAACAAGCAAAAAAGG GTCAACTGCACTGGATCAGAAAAACTCCACCTCTTCGACAACAGAGGGCACAAAAGCACAGGATTCAGCACAGACAAGCAACAACCAGG ATAAGAAGAAGCCACACATTAAAAAACCCCTGAATGCTTTCATGCTGTACATGAAGGAGATGAGAGCAAAGGTTGTTGCTGAATGTACTCTGAAAGAAAGTGCTGCCATTAACCAAATTCTTGGTCGAAGG TGGCACTCATTATCACGCGAAGAGCAAGCAAAATACTATGAGAAGGCGCGGCAGGAACGCCAGCTTCACATGCAGCTTTATCCCGGCTGGAGTGCCAGGGATAATTACGGATACGgcgcaaagaagaagaagagaaagaaagaacgCTCCGCTGACCCAGGAG GTAACAGCATGAAAAAATGCCGTGCCCGATATGGACTGGATCAGCAGAATCAGTGGTGTAAACCTTGCAG TCCGGATGGGCCGAGCCACGGGAACCCCCCAGGGCACCCCCCCGGCCCCCCTGCAGGGCTGGGGGTCCATGCTAGCATTATCCATCATGGTAACACTACCACTAGCAATGCTGCCTCCCCGCAAGAACCCACATATGTTAATCTCTAG
- the LOC126335076 gene encoding transcription factor egl-13 isoform X7 has translation MQLSKIHTMDTDSWCEPLNLVKKKTKPVAIVAPSSVIDKSVEKLRFAESFNSNIKTGENKSFEQLFTVNDEEIKRQGIENESDDQLREANFKKQFPPLNAVRNFAVGNNGSNNQKHSYDSLLFKHTQNKDIGTEATGNADKGHYSDEPNKSEKDSDVSSVSTDDKQFVPKTFSDPSNLYSVIHDLAASDNKFLSALYMSRLIASAAPSLPTLPIPLSYHAPNYFTAPNYEMPVSPMTEPSNATSSMLLSNFLSFADVRSQLWQMPPNWQDISKICSPASPNVVPSTPPVETQTTICNTPEVPPSSPIASLPRSPSKKSRTSKKGSTALDQKNSTSSTTEGTKAQDSAQTSNNQDKKKPHIKKPLNAFMLYMKEMRAKVVAECTLKESAAINQILGRRWHALGREEQAKYYELARRERQLHMQLYPDWSSRANSSRGKKRKRKQETNDGGNSMKKCRARYGLDQQNQWCKPCSPDGPSHGNPPGHPPGPPAGLGVHASIIHHGNTTTSNAASPQEPTYVNL, from the exons ATGCAGCTAAGTAAAATCCATACGATGGATACAGATTCTTGGTGCGAGCCTCTCAATCTCGTCAAAAAGAAGACCAAACCAGTGGCAATTGTTGCGCCTTCGTCTGTTATTGACAAGAGTGTAGAGAAACTCAGGTTTGCGGAATCTTTTAATTCGAACATCAAGACAGgtgaaaataaaagctttgagcAACTGTTTACCGTTAACGACGAAGAAATAAAAAGGCAAGGTATCGAAAACGAAAGCGATGATCAATTGCGAGAGGCAAATTTCAAAAAACAATTTCCTCCTCTTAACGCGGTTAGAAATTTTGCTGTGGGTAACAATGGGAGCAACAACCAGAAACACTCATACGATAGTTTATTGTTTAAACACACGCAGAATAAAGATATTGGCACAGAAGCAACTGGGAATGCTGACAAAGGGCACTATAGTGACGAGCCCAATAAAAGTGAGAAAGACAGTGATGTCTCTAGTGTATCAACAGATGACAAACAGTTTGTTCCTAAAACATTTTCAGACCCTTCTAATTTATATTCTGTGATTCATGACCTAGCTGCTAGTGACAACAAATTTCTCTCCGCTTTGTACATGAGCAGGCTTATTGCAAGTGCAGCTCCATCTCTTCCAACACTTCCAATTCCACTTAGTTATCATGCCCCGAATTATTTTACAGCCCCAAATTATGAGATGCCAGTTTCACCTATGACAGAACCAAGCAATGCAACTTCGAGTATGCTCCTTAGTAACTTCCTGTCTTTTGCAGATGTTCGTTCTCAGTTGTGGCAAATGCCTCCTAATTGGCAGGATATTTCAAAGATATGCTCACCTGCTTCTCCAAATGTAGTACCGAGCACTCCCCCAGTAGAAACACAAACCACTATCTGTAACACACCTGAAGTTCCTCCTTCATCACCCATTGCCAGTTTACCTAGATCCCCTAGTAAAAAGTCAAGAACAAGCAAAAAAGG GTCAACTGCACTGGATCAGAAAAACTCCACCTCTTCGACAACAGAGGGCACAAAAGCACAGGATTCAGCACAGACAAGCAACAACCAGG ATAAGAAGAAGCCACACATTAAAAAACCCCTGAATGCTTTCATGCTGTACATGAAGGAGATGAGAGCAAAGGTTGTTGCTGAATGTACTCTGAAAGAAAGTGCTGCCATTAACCAAATTCTTGGTCGAAGG TGGCACGCGTTAGGGAGGGAGGAACAAGCCAAGTATTATGAACTGGCCCGCCGAGAGCGGCAGTTGCACATGCAGCTCTACCCCGATTGGTCGTCTCGTGCTAACTCTTCCCGTGGCAAGAAGAGGAAACGCAAACAAGAGACAAATGACGGAG GTAACAGCATGAAAAAATGCCGTGCCCGATATGGACTGGATCAGCAGAATCAGTGGTGTAAACCTTGCAG TCCGGATGGGCCGAGCCACGGGAACCCCCCAGGGCACCCCCCCGGCCCCCCTGCAGGGCTGGGGGTCCATGCTAGCATTATCCATCATGGTAACACTACCACTAGCAATGCTGCCTCCCCGCAAGAACCCACATATGTTAATCTCTAG